Proteins from one Cetobacterium sp. ZOR0034 genomic window:
- a CDS encoding polysaccharide pyruvyl transferase family protein, which translates to MKKILIKAYAQLNLGDDLFIKMLCERYKDTEFYLYATPEYERLKGIDSNNLNILYNNTFAKKILFRLGRKFGVPNILEDLKARELDGVVNIGGSIFIENDFSEEDFKVRERNLDFGKNYFILGANFGPYKNEAFRDMYHEFFKSCKDVCFRERYSYEIFEDLENVRYGNDIVFSLKIEPVEAENYVLFSIVLPSGRPGFTGIESEYFNRLKTLTLDIIKSGKKVKFMSFCQGEKDEEAINKLLNMIPNEQHKHITKYLYRGDINEALDIINKAESVVATRFHAMILGFIFKKPVFPITYSKKMTNVLEDIEFKGNFASLDNLKNLNYEKYKENLALSDEVLAKASENGEKHFLKLDEFLSI; encoded by the coding sequence GTGAAAAAAATATTAATAAAGGCGTATGCCCAGTTGAATTTAGGTGATGACCTTTTTATAAAAATGCTTTGTGAAAGATATAAAGATACAGAATTTTATCTTTATGCAACACCAGAGTATGAAAGATTGAAAGGTATAGATAGTAATAATTTGAATATACTTTATAACAATACATTTGCTAAGAAAATTTTATTTCGTTTAGGAAGAAAATTTGGAGTTCCAAATATATTAGAAGATTTGAAGGCGAGAGAGTTAGATGGTGTAGTGAATATAGGAGGTTCTATATTTATAGAAAATGATTTTTCAGAGGAAGATTTTAAAGTCAGAGAGAGAAACTTAGATTTCGGAAAAAATTATTTTATATTAGGAGCAAATTTTGGTCCATATAAAAATGAAGCATTTAGAGATATGTATCACGAATTTTTCAAAAGTTGTAAAGATGTTTGTTTCAGAGAGAGATATTCATATGAAATTTTTGAAGATTTAGAAAATGTTAGGTATGGAAATGATATTGTATTTAGTTTAAAAATAGAACCTGTAGAAGCTGAGAACTATGTTTTATTCTCAATAGTATTACCTTCAGGAAGACCTGGGTTCACAGGAATAGAATCTGAATACTTCAATAGATTAAAAACCTTAACGTTAGATATTATAAAATCTGGTAAAAAAGTTAAGTTTATGTCGTTCTGCCAAGGCGAAAAAGATGAAGAAGCGATAAATAAATTACTGAATATGATTCCGAATGAGCAACATAAGCATATTACAAAGTATCTTTATAGAGGGGATATAAATGAGGCTCTAGATATAATTAATAAAGCTGAGAGTGTGGTTGCAACAAGATTCCATGCAATGATACTAGGATTTATTTTTAAGAAGCCTGTCTTCCCAATAACATATAGTAAAAAAATGACAAATGTTTTAGAGGATATAGAGTTTAAAGGAAATTTTGCATCGCTAGATAATTTAAAGAATTTGAACTATGAAAAATATAAAGAAAATTTAGCATTATCGGATGAAGTTTTAGCGAAAGCCTCTGAAAATGGAGAAAAACACTTCTTAAAGCTAGATGAATTTTTATCGATATAG
- a CDS encoding ribonuclease H family protein — translation MATKYYAFIIDNEKYSSIVTSWPECQQLTKGKKARYKSFKTEKEAKEWLAQGGIYEDKKQKLKEAKEKLIEGIYFDAGTGRGIGVEVRVTDIKGISLLDNIMPEHMINEFGNYLAPEGSTNNYGELIGIYLAIDIAIRRNNLKIFGDSKLIIDYWSKGHYNKSSLNEKTVNLIKKTAARREQFENIGGKIEHVSGDINPADLGFHK, via the coding sequence ATGGCTACTAAATATTATGCTTTTATTATAGATAATGAAAAATACTCTTCCATTGTTACTTCTTGGCCAGAATGTCAACAATTAACAAAAGGAAAGAAAGCGAGATATAAATCTTTCAAAACAGAAAAAGAAGCTAAAGAGTGGCTTGCTCAAGGTGGAATCTACGAAGATAAAAAACAGAAACTAAAAGAAGCTAAAGAAAAACTTATCGAAGGAATCTATTTTGATGCTGGAACTGGAAGAGGAATTGGTGTTGAAGTTAGAGTAACAGATATCAAAGGAATATCTCTTCTTGATAACATCATGCCAGAACATATGATAAATGAATTTGGAAACTATTTAGCACCAGAAGGAAGTACTAATAACTATGGTGAATTAATAGGAATATATCTAGCTATCGATATCGCAATTAGAAGAAACAATTTAAAAATTTTTGGAGATAGCAAATTAATTATTGATTATTGGTCTAAAGGGCATTATAATAAATCGTCATTAAATGAAAAAACAGTAAACCTTATCAAAAAAACCGCTGCAAGAAGAGAACAGTTCGAAAATATTGGTGGAAAAATTGAACATGTCTCTGGTGATATCAATCCTGCAGATTTAGGTTTTCATAAATAA
- a CDS encoding DUF308 domain-containing protein — protein MKVNFKSFFLTLGIFYVLIGALGISNMGFFNKNIEYILSTVLFLNGAYHIFYSTSNRKSPYFHWGLVLAEGIIELISVAIILLNTFTSQLFFTSYIGVLLCLKGLILILGRDNKFTSWEKTNAKVRVLVIVKGLLHFLFGSLIVVLPLLTDKAVYIVFGWYILFLGIHFLTEEYMGNKKSDEI, from the coding sequence ATGAAGGTAAATTTCAAATCATTTTTCTTAACATTGGGGATTTTTTATGTTTTAATCGGAGCTCTTGGAATTAGCAATATGGGATTTTTTAATAAAAATATTGAATATATTTTAAGTACCGTTCTATTTTTAAATGGAGCTTATCATATATTCTATTCTACAAGTAATAGAAAAAGTCCATACTTCCATTGGGGGCTTGTTTTAGCAGAGGGAATTATCGAACTTATCTCTGTTGCAATTATTCTTTTAAACACTTTTACCAGCCAGTTATTCTTTACAAGTTACATCGGTGTTCTTCTTTGTTTAAAGGGACTAATTTTAATCTTAGGAAGAGACAATAAATTTACTTCGTGGGAAAAAACAAATGCTAAAGTTAGAGTTCTCGTAATCGTAAAAGGACTTTTACATTTCCTTTTTGGATCTTTAATTGTAGTTTTACCTTTGCTTACTGACAAAGCTGTTTACATAGTTTTCGGATGGTATATTCTATTTTTAGGAATCCACTTCTTAACAGAGGAATATATGGGTAACAAAAAAAGTGATGAAATCTAA
- the ruvC gene encoding crossover junction endodeoxyribonuclease RuvC: MRILGIDPGTAIVGYSIVDYKENKIVLIKYGCIFTDKNLAMEDRLLQIFDELEEIIDLYSPQFMAIEELFFFKNNKTVISVGQARGVIVLAGKRKNLQIENYTPLQVKMGITGYGKADKKQVQLMVQKILKLDEIPKPDDAADAIAVAITHINSLTNSLYSPKVTLTPPTKVEKEIKSNRMTAKEFRELLLKK; encoded by the coding sequence TTGAGAATTTTAGGTATCGATCCAGGAACAGCTATTGTTGGATATTCTATTGTGGATTATAAAGAAAATAAGATTGTTCTTATAAAATATGGCTGTATTTTTACAGATAAAAATTTAGCTATGGAGGATAGACTTCTTCAAATTTTTGATGAGCTAGAAGAGATTATAGATTTATACTCACCACAATTTATGGCGATAGAGGAACTTTTCTTCTTCAAAAATAATAAAACAGTTATCAGTGTTGGACAAGCTAGGGGAGTTATTGTTTTAGCTGGAAAAAGAAAAAATCTTCAAATTGAAAACTATACCCCTTTACAAGTGAAAATGGGAATAACTGGATATGGAAAAGCTGATAAGAAACAGGTTCAATTGATGGTTCAAAAAATATTAAAACTTGATGAGATTCCAAAGCCAGATGATGCAGCCGATGCTATCGCTGTTGCCATAACTCATATAAACTCATTAACAAACTCTTTATACTCACCAAAAGTTACTCTTACTCCTCCAACTAAAGTTGAAAAGGAGATAAAAAGTAATAGAATGACAGCAAAAGAGTTTCGTGAGCTTCTATTAAAAAAATAA
- the rpmE gene encoding 50S ribosomal protein L31 — MRKGIHPDYKLITVDCTCGNKFETRSTMNAKDAELKIAVCANCHPFYTGKAKFVDAAGRVEQFNKKFGLKK, encoded by the coding sequence ATGAGAAAAGGAATTCATCCTGATTACAAATTAATTACTGTTGACTGTACTTGTGGAAACAAGTTCGAAACAAGATCAACAATGAACGCAAAGGACGCAGAGCTTAAAATAGCTGTATGTGCTAACTGCCACCCATTCTACACTGGAAAAGCTAAGTTCGTAGACGCTGCTGGAAGAGTAGAGCAATTCAACAAGAAGTTTGGATTAAAGAAATAA
- a CDS encoding pyridoxal phosphate-dependent aminotransferase translates to MFSKNIQNLKTSPVRELIPYSKKAKEAGIDIIHLNIGQPDLETPKEFFEAIENFGQETIAYSDSSGRKELIDSVKGYYKNLGMDYNSDEILITAGGSEALLFTLMTLFDAGEEVLIPEPYYANYNSFFAMLGIKVVGIPTQFEDNFKLPKKEVIESLVTEKTKAIMFSNPGNPTGSVYSKDELLMLNEISKEKNLFLISDEVYREFIYDGKDTVSCGTFSDNLERIILIDSISKRFSTCGARVGTILNKNKEFMAYILKLCQSRLSISTLDMVGAEALYRCKDRAYYEAVNAKYMERRDFLYEGLKNIEGVVLNKPEGAFYCIVQLPVEDATEFSKWLLGEFSYDNSTVMLTPAKGFYQREELGVNKVRISYALDLDRLEKAVKIIELGLKKYNSK, encoded by the coding sequence ATGTTTTCAAAAAATATACAAAACTTAAAAACATCTCCTGTAAGAGAGTTGATACCATACTCGAAAAAAGCTAAAGAAGCTGGGATAGACATTATACATTTAAATATAGGACAACCAGATTTAGAAACTCCAAAGGAGTTTTTTGAAGCAATAGAGAATTTTGGACAAGAAACAATAGCGTATTCAGACTCTTCGGGGAGAAAAGAGTTAATAGACTCAGTAAAAGGATATTATAAAAATTTAGGGATGGATTATAACAGTGATGAAATCTTAATAACTGCTGGAGGAAGTGAAGCACTACTATTTACGTTGATGACACTTTTTGATGCAGGAGAAGAGGTTTTGATTCCAGAACCATATTATGCAAATTACAATAGTTTCTTTGCAATGTTAGGGATAAAGGTTGTGGGGATACCAACTCAATTCGAAGATAACTTTAAGTTGCCAAAAAAAGAGGTTATCGAAAGTTTAGTAACAGAGAAAACAAAGGCAATAATGTTTTCAAATCCAGGGAATCCAACAGGTTCAGTTTATTCAAAAGATGAACTGCTTATGTTAAATGAGATTTCTAAGGAGAAAAATTTATTTTTAATCAGTGATGAGGTTTACAGAGAGTTTATCTATGATGGAAAAGATACAGTTAGCTGCGGAACATTTAGTGACAATTTAGAGAGAATTATTTTGATAGATTCAATATCAAAAAGATTCTCAACATGTGGAGCTAGAGTAGGAACGATTTTAAATAAAAATAAAGAATTCATGGCATATATTTTAAAGCTTTGCCAATCAAGACTATCTATTTCAACTTTAGATATGGTTGGAGCAGAAGCTCTTTATAGATGTAAAGATAGAGCTTACTATGAAGCTGTAAATGCAAAGTATATGGAGAGAAGAGATTTCCTATATGAAGGATTAAAAAATATAGAGGGTGTAGTATTAAATAAACCTGAGGGAGCTTTCTATTGTATTGTTCAACTTCCAGTAGAGGATGCAACAGAGTTTTCAAAATGGTTATTGGGAGAGTTTTCATATGATAACTCAACTGTTATGTTAACACCAGCAAAAGGATTCTATCAAAGAGAGGAATTAGGAGTAAATAAGGTTAGAATATCTTATGCTCTAGACTTAGATAGATTAGAAAAAGCTGTAAAAATAATTGAGTTAGGATTAAAAAAATATAATTCAAAGTAG
- the rfaE2 gene encoding D-glycero-beta-D-manno-heptose 1-phosphate adenylyltransferase has product MILKRAMAAQLIEELKKQNKKVVFTNGCFDILHVGHLTYLNEAKRQGDILIVGVNSDASVKRLKGESRPINSELDRAEMLCGLKAVDYTVIFEEDTPCELLDELKPSIHVKGGDYTKDDLPETKIVEKNGGEVRILGFVEGKSTTNIVNKIQG; this is encoded by the coding sequence ATGATTTTAAAAAGAGCTATGGCAGCACAGTTAATAGAAGAGTTAAAAAAGCAAAATAAAAAAGTAGTATTTACAAATGGATGCTTCGATATTTTACATGTTGGACATTTGACTTATTTAAACGAAGCTAAAAGACAGGGGGACATCTTAATTGTAGGTGTTAACTCGGATGCTTCGGTGAAAAGATTAAAGGGTGAATCAAGACCAATCAACAGTGAGTTAGATAGGGCAGAGATGTTATGTGGTTTAAAAGCTGTAGACTATACAGTTATTTTTGAGGAGGATACTCCATGTGAGCTTTTAGACGAATTAAAGCCATCAATTCATGTAAAAGGTGGAGATTACACAAAGGATGATTTACCAGAAACAAAGATTGTTGAAAAAAATGGTGGAGAAGTAAGAATTTTAGGATTTGTTGAAGGGAAATCTACAACAAATATAGTTAACAAGATACAAGGATAG
- a CDS encoding oligosaccharide flippase family protein, with product MVKNELKIGTVLSMLTIIMSSLIQIIYTPLYMRYLGPADYGINSLVQSIMGYISILNLGLGNTMLRYTVRYRTEGKLEEEKSLNGMFLLIFSILMTLAIVIGSYIYINIETFFGERFTTIELQKTKMVFIILSLNVILSFPLTIFSTNIASKEKFIYQRGLKLLTMILNPIVGALLMINGFGLISVTLSTLFFAITSYFFDIAYAIKLGMRIRFSRFDTHILKEIFTYSFFIFLNVLIDQIYWGTDRVIIGKYIGVTGVAVYSVGAIFNTLYTGFASAIAGVLFPRINRLIVEGRHTEIDELFLKVGRLQYILLGLISSGFVLFGKDFITLWVGKEYVEAYRIALWIMIPLTVPLIQSIGVSIMQAKNMHQFRSVVYLIIAFLNLGMSIFLVKKYGAIGCAIATGISFILGQIIIMNIYYKVVVGLDIIRFWKNIFKMSIPIGITMLFGIILNTYLNNVDYLNFIIKTGIYTILYSILIWIMALNDYEKSQIPILKLLDKIKK from the coding sequence ATGGTAAAAAATGAGTTGAAAATAGGAACAGTATTATCAATGCTAACAATTATAATGAGTTCTTTAATTCAGATTATATATACACCACTATACATGAGATATTTAGGTCCGGCAGACTATGGAATAAACTCTTTGGTTCAATCTATAATGGGATATATTTCTATTTTGAATTTAGGACTTGGAAATACAATGCTGAGATATACTGTTAGATATAGAACAGAGGGTAAATTAGAAGAGGAAAAATCTTTAAATGGAATGTTTTTATTAATTTTTTCTATTCTTATGACTTTGGCAATAGTTATAGGAAGTTATATATATATTAATATAGAAACATTTTTTGGAGAGAGATTTACAACAATTGAATTACAAAAAACAAAAATGGTTTTTATAATACTGTCTTTGAATGTAATTCTATCATTTCCATTGACTATTTTTTCAACAAATATAGCTTCTAAAGAGAAGTTTATATATCAAAGAGGATTAAAGTTATTGACAATGATATTAAATCCAATTGTAGGTGCATTACTAATGATAAATGGATTTGGATTGATCAGTGTGACACTATCAACACTGTTCTTTGCAATAACTTCATATTTTTTTGATATAGCTTATGCAATAAAATTGGGAATGAGAATAAGATTCTCAAGGTTTGATACTCATATTTTGAAAGAGATATTTACATATTCATTTTTCATATTTTTAAATGTTCTTATAGACCAGATATATTGGGGGACAGATAGAGTTATAATAGGAAAGTATATCGGAGTAACTGGAGTAGCAGTATATTCTGTAGGTGCTATTTTTAATACTCTTTATACTGGCTTTGCATCAGCTATAGCTGGAGTTTTATTTCCAAGAATAAATAGATTAATTGTAGAAGGAAGACATACTGAAATAGATGAACTATTTTTAAAGGTTGGAAGATTACAATATATTCTTTTGGGATTGATATCTTCAGGGTTTGTTTTGTTTGGTAAAGATTTTATAACTCTTTGGGTAGGAAAAGAATATGTAGAAGCATATAGAATAGCTTTATGGATAATGATACCCCTTACAGTTCCTTTAATTCAGAGTATCGGTGTAAGTATAATGCAAGCTAAAAATATGCACCAATTTAGATCTGTTGTATATTTGATAATAGCATTTTTAAATTTAGGAATGAGTATTTTTTTAGTGAAAAAATATGGAGCGATAGGTTGTGCTATCGCTACAGGAATATCTTTTATATTAGGTCAAATAATAATAATGAATATATATTATAAAGTTGTTGTTGGATTGGATATAATTAGATTTTGGAAAAATATATTTAAAATGTCAATTCCAATTGGGATTACAATGCTTTTTGGAATTATTTTAAATACTTATTTAAATAATGTAGATTATCTAAACTTTATAATTAAAACTGGGATATATACGATTTTATATTCAATATTAATTTGGATAATGGCATTAAACGATTATGAGAAATCACAAATTCCAATTTTGAAACTATTGGATAAAATAAAAAAGTGA
- the tsaE gene encoding tRNA (adenosine(37)-N6)-threonylcarbamoyltransferase complex ATPase subunit type 1 TsaE: MRKILKFEEINALAKKLADYVLPNTVVALIGDLGTGKTTFTKNFAKELGIEENLKSPTFNYVLEYLDGRLPLYHFDVYRLGSADEIYEIGYEDYINNDGVALIEWANIIESELPKKYIRIEFEYALETDDLEVRAVNLEYVGDKEKEEEMLKYVDFSY, from the coding sequence GTGAGAAAGATATTAAAATTTGAAGAGATTAATGCTTTGGCTAAAAAGTTAGCAGACTATGTTTTGCCAAATACAGTAGTAGCATTGATTGGTGATTTAGGTACTGGGAAAACTACGTTTACAAAAAACTTTGCAAAAGAGTTGGGAATAGAGGAAAATTTAAAAAGTCCAACATTCAATTATGTATTGGAGTATTTAGATGGAAGATTACCTTTATATCATTTTGATGTATACAGACTTGGGAGTGCAGACGAAATCTATGAGATAGGATATGAGGATTATATAAATAACGATGGTGTTGCTCTTATAGAGTGGGCAAATATAATTGAAAGTGAACTGCCTAAAAAATATATAAGAATAGAGTTTGAATATGCTTTAGAAACCGATGACTTAGAGGTTAGAGCTGTAAATTTAGAGTATGTTGGAGATAAAGAAAAAGAGGAGGAGATGTTAAAATATGTTGATTTTAGCTATTGA
- the upp gene encoding uracil phosphoribosyltransferase — protein sequence MAVIEINHPLIQHKLTILRNKETDTKSFRENLNEISKLMTYEVTKNLVLEEIEVQTPLMKTTGYTLGTNIAVVPILRAGLGMVDGIVSLIPTAKIGHIGVYRDEETLEPVYYYCKLPVDVQNKQVILVDPMLATGGSAIYAIDYLKQSGVKNIVFMCLVAAPEGIAKVLQTHPDVAIYTAKIDQGLDSNGYIYPGLGDCGDRIFGTK from the coding sequence ATGGCTGTAATAGAGATAAATCATCCATTAATACAACACAAATTAACAATATTAAGAAATAAGGAGACTGACACAAAGTCTTTTAGAGAGAACTTAAATGAAATTTCTAAGTTAATGACTTATGAAGTAACAAAGAATTTAGTTCTAGAAGAGATAGAGGTTCAAACTCCTCTGATGAAAACAACTGGATATACATTAGGAACAAATATCGCAGTTGTACCTATTTTAAGAGCCGGATTAGGGATGGTAGATGGAATCGTTTCATTAATTCCTACAGCTAAAATAGGGCATATAGGTGTTTATAGAGATGAAGAAACTCTAGAACCAGTATACTATTACTGCAAACTTCCTGTAGATGTACAAAATAAACAAGTTATATTAGTAGATCCAATGTTAGCAACAGGAGGATCAGCTATATATGCGATTGATTACTTAAAGCAATCTGGAGTTAAAAATATAGTATTTATGTGTTTAGTAGCTGCACCTGAAGGAATTGCAAAAGTATTACAAACGCATCCAGATGTTGCTATTTATACAGCTAAAATAGACCAAGGTTTAGATTCAAACGGATATATTTATCCAGGTTTAGGAGACTGTGGAGACAGAATATTTGGAACAAAATAA
- a CDS encoding glycosyltransferase, whose protein sequence is MLSVIIPAYNVEKYIERCVKSVLNQTLKGIQIIIIDDGSKDSTSEICENLAEQNLNISYKKVKNGGCSAARNLGLSLVENKYVAFLDSDDWIDENMYKDMVNVAEKERADIVICGFKKLDESGSVLSKVKVPERDDKDRYTDCTTEWFSSPCNKIYKKEMIEKNNIQFLLDIYTGEDMFFNFMCFFFSKKVVSIDKPYYNYFMNSGSVSNNYKNRTDIYLVIDELIAFYKKNEVYEKNIDKVRECFKYHGIMYPFDVLQRLSENKVEDWKKFYLKIKEEIGRFSELKTFEIRLYYSFRIFRLKMMGLKKYKKILTKK, encoded by the coding sequence ATGTTAAGTGTTATAATTCCAGCTTATAATGTAGAAAAATATATTGAGAGATGTGTAAAATCTGTTTTGAATCAAACTTTAAAAGGGATTCAGATAATCATTATTGATGATGGATCAAAAGATAGCACTTCAGAAATTTGTGAAAACTTAGCTGAGCAAAATTTAAATATAAGTTATAAAAAAGTGAAAAATGGTGGATGTAGTGCAGCTAGGAATTTAGGTCTTTCTTTAGTAGAAAATAAATACGTTGCATTTTTAGATTCAGATGATTGGATAGATGAAAATATGTACAAAGATATGGTGAACGTAGCAGAAAAAGAGAGAGCAGATATTGTAATTTGTGGATTTAAAAAATTAGATGAATCGGGAAGTGTTTTATCAAAAGTTAAAGTTCCAGAAAGAGATGACAAGGATAGATATACAGATTGTACTACAGAGTGGTTTTCATCTCCTTGTAATAAAATTTACAAAAAAGAGATGATTGAAAAAAATAATATTCAATTTTTATTAGATATTTATACAGGAGAGGATATGTTTTTTAACTTTATGTGTTTTTTCTTCAGTAAAAAAGTTGTTTCTATTGATAAACCGTATTATAATTATTTTATGAACAGTGGTTCTGTATCAAATAATTATAAGAATAGAACAGATATATATTTAGTTATAGATGAACTTATAGCTTTTTATAAAAAAAATGAAGTATATGAGAAGAATATAGATAAAGTTAGAGAATGCTTTAAGTATCATGGTATAATGTATCCATTTGACGTTTTACAAAGATTAAGTGAAAATAAAGTCGAAGACTGGAAAAAGTTTTATTTAAAAATAAAAGAAGAGATAGGAAGATTTTCAGAATTAAAAACTTTTGAAATAAGACTTTACTATTCTTTTAGAATTTTTAGATTGAAAATGATGGGTTTAAAAAAGTATAAGAAGATACTAACAAAAAAATAG